One Polaribacter sp. SA4-12 genomic window carries:
- a CDS encoding PepSY domain-containing protein translates to MAKKKTPFSFQIRVIHRYLGFFLAGIMFVYALSGILMVFRDTDFLKTEVVTKRTLAPNLTARDLAPIFKKGAKVIKKDGAILYLRNGDYNQETGVANIKRKQLPFILDKMEHLHKSSTKSPIYFLNVFFGVALLFFVFSAFWMYTPKMPVFKKGMYFAVGGFVLTIILLFV, encoded by the coding sequence ATGGCAAAAAAAAAGACTCCGTTCTCATTTCAAATTAGAGTTATTCACAGATATTTAGGCTTCTTTTTAGCTGGAATTATGTTTGTATATGCATTAAGTGGAATTTTAATGGTTTTTAGAGATACTGACTTTTTAAAAACCGAAGTTGTTACAAAACGAACGTTAGCACCTAATTTAACAGCTAGAGACCTAGCTCCTATATTTAAAAAAGGCGCAAAAGTTATAAAAAAAGATGGTGCTATTTTATACCTAAGAAATGGTGATTATAACCAAGAAACAGGTGTTGCAAACATTAAGAGAAAGCAACTTCCTTTTATTCTTGATAAAATGGAACATCTTCATAAATCGAGTACAAAAAGTCCGATTTACTTTTTGAATGTCTTTTTTGGCGTTGCCTTATTATTCTTTGTTTTTTCTGCTTTTTGGATGTACACACCAAAAATGCCCGTTTTTAAGAAAGGAATGTATTTTGCCGTTGGAGGATTTGTTTTAACAATTATTCTATTGTTTGTATAA
- a CDS encoding winged helix-turn-helix transcriptional regulator: MNLIGTKWKPLILFHLLEGGLRSGVLQKHIAGISNKMFTQTVRELEKDGLISRKVYPVVPPKVEYTLTKRGQSLENILRSLDAWGLKDLEH, encoded by the coding sequence ATGAATTTAATAGGCACAAAATGGAAACCTTTAATCTTATTTCATTTATTAGAAGGCGGTTTGCGTTCTGGAGTATTGCAAAAACACATTGCAGGAATTTCTAACAAAATGTTTACACAAACTGTTAGAGAGTTAGAAAAAGACGGACTTATTTCTAGAAAAGTGTATCCTGTTGTTCCTCCAAAAGTAGAGTACACCCTAACTAAAAGAGGACAATCTCTAGAAAATATTTTAAGAAGCTTAGATGCTTGGGGTTTAAAAGATCTTGAACATTAA
- a CDS encoding VOC family protein translates to MTENKNYPKSFSHIGLTVPNIKEAVKFYSEVMGWYIIMEPSTVKKETETAIGQMCIDVFGNDWTEFEIAHLSTSDGVGIELFSFPNGIKEAPEFNPFNTGLFHFCIQDPNIEELIEKIISYGGKQRMPIREYYPKDKPFKMCYVEDPFGIVFEIYTHSYELTYSSGAYTK, encoded by the coding sequence ATGACTGAAAATAAAAATTACCCAAAATCATTCTCACATATTGGTCTTACAGTTCCTAATATTAAAGAAGCTGTAAAATTCTATTCAGAAGTAATGGGTTGGTACATTATTATGGAACCTTCTACTGTTAAAAAAGAAACAGAAACTGCCATTGGTCAAATGTGTATTGATGTTTTTGGAAACGATTGGACCGAATTTGAAATTGCGCATTTATCAACTTCAGATGGCGTTGGTATTGAGTTATTCTCTTTCCCGAACGGAATAAAAGAAGCGCCTGAATTTAATCCTTTTAATACAGGTCTTTTTCACTTTTGCATACAAGATCCAAATATTGAGGAATTGATTGAAAAAATAATTTCTTACGGAGGAAAACAAAGAATGCCAATTCGTGAATATTACCCAAAAGACAAACCTTTTAAAATGTGTTATGTAGAAGATCCATTCGGAATCGTATTTGAAATTTACACTCATAGTTATGAGCTAACCTATTCTTCTGGCGCTTACACAAAATAA
- a CDS encoding IS110 family transposase: MSKIIGIDISKQTFDVSYLEKDKWIHKIFKNQNTGFEQFIKLISASDWIVMEASGPYYVQLATFLHASSFNVCVLNPLIIRRYSQTRLYRAKTDKKDAKTIAEYGAQYELKRWCPESKPSIEIKQLYTALELLKKQKHQTKRQLESFEATGLLSSDLRKELKQVLILLIRRIDKFEKKIEQIGRLAYKDTVERIKTIPGIGLKTAIMMSVITDNFTKFDNYKQLTAFVGFSPRLYQSGTSVKGKGHICKMGKPQIRKLLYLCSWSAKRVNKNCIEMYERLKEKGKPERVIKIAIANKLIKQIFSIATNKQIYNENHQNLYFLK, translated from the coding sequence ATGAGTAAAATTATAGGAATTGATATTAGTAAGCAAACCTTTGATGTTTCTTATTTAGAAAAAGATAAATGGATTCACAAAATTTTTAAGAATCAAAATACAGGTTTTGAGCAATTTATTAAATTGATTAGTGCATCAGACTGGATTGTAATGGAGGCTAGTGGTCCTTATTATGTTCAGTTAGCAACTTTTTTACATGCATCTAGTTTTAATGTATGTGTATTAAATCCTTTGATAATTAGAAGATATAGTCAAACAAGATTATATAGAGCAAAAACAGATAAAAAAGACGCAAAGACAATTGCCGAATATGGTGCTCAATATGAGTTAAAAAGATGGTGTCCAGAGAGTAAACCTAGTATAGAAATTAAACAACTTTACACAGCTTTAGAATTACTAAAAAAACAAAAACATCAAACAAAAAGACAATTAGAATCCTTTGAAGCAACAGGTTTGTTGAGTTCGGATCTTAGAAAAGAATTAAAACAAGTACTAATATTATTAATAAGACGTATTGATAAGTTTGAAAAAAAGATAGAGCAAATAGGAAGATTAGCTTATAAAGACACGGTTGAAAGAATAAAAACGATACCAGGAATCGGGCTAAAAACGGCTATTATGATGAGTGTTATTACAGATAATTTCACAAAATTTGATAACTATAAACAACTGACAGCTTTTGTAGGATTTAGTCCAAGGCTATATCAATCAGGAACAAGTGTAAAAGGTAAAGGACATATTTGTAAAATGGGCAAACCTCAAATTAGAAAACTTTTGTATTTATGTAGTTGGTCTGCAAAAAGAGTAAATAAAAATTGTATCGAAATGTATGAACGACTTAAAGAAAAAGGAAAACCCGAGAGAGTAATTAAAATTGCAATAGCTAATAAATTAATAAAGCAAATTTTTTCTATTGCGACTAACAAACAAATTTACAATGAAAATCATCAAAACTTATATTTTCTGAAATAA
- a CDS encoding GIY-YIG nuclease family protein, whose protein sequence is MKKYHIYFLTNKNNAVLYIGVTSNLLKRIYQHKTKEYKGFTANYNCDKLLYFEEYDDISSAIAREKQLKAGSRKRKNDIVNLENPNWNDLSEGWLFQF, encoded by the coding sequence ATGAAAAAATACCACATTTACTTTTTAACCAATAAAAATAATGCTGTTCTATATATTGGAGTCACTAGTAATTTATTAAAAAGAATTTATCAGCATAAAACGAAAGAATATAAAGGTTTTACGGCAAATTACAATTGTGATAAATTATTGTATTTTGAAGAATATGATGATATAAGTTCAGCCATAGCAAGAGAGAAACAATTAAAAGCTGGAAGTAGAAAACGTAAAAATGATATAGTAAATTTAGAAAATCCTAATTGGAATGATTTGTCTGAAGGTTGGTTATTTCAGTTCTAA